The DNA region ACGCCGGGGTCGTGGCGGTAGGAGAGGACCGTGGCCTCGCGCGGGTTCTCGATCGCGAGCGCGACGCCGTCCCGCTCGAGGGGTTCCGCGACCGAGAGGTTCCCGATCTCTTCCGACTTCGCGCCCTTCTCGGCGTCCGGCGCGCGCCACTTGAGCGGCACGTGCGGCGTGATGGGCACGGGGTCGTGGTACTTCTCGTAGAGCGTCCCGACGCGGAGCGTGCCGGGGAAGAACATGCCGGCGGCGGATTCCAGCGCGAACGGCGTGTGCGCCTGGCCCTCGACCCGTTCGACCTCCACGCCGTTTCGCGTCACGACCACGTCGAACCACTGCTCGTACGCCATCTGGTAGAACGTGAGCCCCGAGATGCGAAGCGGCCTGTTGACCTCCACGAGCGCCCGACGCGCCTCGCCCTTCTCGCCGGCGACCGCGAGGTCGCTCAGCCAGTCGCGGCTGTAGTACTTCTCCCGGTAGAGCTCCCACTCGGTGATGAACTCGTTGAGCGTGAGCGTGACCTCGCGGCCCGCCCACGCCGTCGTGTCGGCGGGAAGGGCGGCGAACGGCCGCCACGAGCCGACGCGCCACGACGCAAACCGTGTCGCGAGCCTGTGCGCGCCGGTCTCGTCGCTCACCGTCGCGATCGTGGCCTGCTCGCCCGGGGCAAGCGTGAGGTCGCCCTCGAACGCGAAGAGCGCCGACAGGATGAACCCGAGGATCGCGAGCGCGAGCGCGAGATGGTAGAGAAGGCTCACGCCCTCGGGCCACGGCCCGCGGCGCGCCACGACGACGCCCCCGG from Candidatus Effluviviaceae Genus I sp. includes:
- a CDS encoding cytochrome c biogenesis protein ResB, which codes for MTDAPARARAVGRPGPLKLLLLEFTKLRLTVWLLIVMAVTMVVGSVFPQGYDAAMYIESWGEARHAALARWGLLNLFHTKYFLVLGALLLVNLVACSVVRWLGRGGAGLAGEGPPSHAKPVRLPAGADPAGRAAGVLAGRGYKILSSSGGVVVARRGPWPEGVSLLYHLALALAILGFILSALFAFEGDLTLAPGEQATIATVSDETGAHRLATRFASWRVGSWRPFAALPADTTAWAGREVTLTLNEFITEWELYREKYYSRDWLSDLAVAGEKGEARRALVEVNRPLRISGLTFYQMAYEQWFDVVVTRNGVEVERVEGQAHTPFALESAAGMFFPGTLRVGTLYEKYHDPVPITPHVPLKWRAPDAEKGAKSEEIGNLSVAEPLERDGVALAIENPREATVLSYRHDPGVPLLYIAIIAFMVGLAIRTYWPSYRVSLWVTPGESGAPEGRLLFRAAGILGEPEDIEAELVRGLEAPG